Proteins from one Bacillota bacterium genomic window:
- a CDS encoding DUF4194 domain-containing protein, with product MMDWVIEYEALTAGQREDFRRIVNKLLAQTYITKRKEDQRRDYYFIERHESMIRGYLGMSGWDLIGDKGLGVYQAVNRDGFNRLQLRLQESIILLLVRLCYEEKRRELTLAENVVIRVREIQEKYAALQIRDKPIDKKGLRDAISLMKRFNLVEVLDRNSVDPDCRLVLLPSILLAVRVDDIRQVYEKLASYRQAGSEAGEGDADEINTAGSEAAEGEAAESDASDGGAAEGDAMEAIQVEADAEVAATRGA from the coding sequence ATGATGGATTGGGTCATTGAATACGAGGCTTTAACCGCGGGGCAGCGCGAAGATTTTAGGAGAATAGTGAACAAGCTCCTCGCGCAGACCTACATTACCAAGAGAAAAGAAGACCAGCGGCGCGATTACTATTTCATCGAGCGACATGAATCCATGATTCGTGGATACTTGGGGATGTCCGGGTGGGATCTGATAGGGGACAAGGGGCTCGGAGTCTACCAGGCTGTGAATCGGGACGGGTTCAACAGGCTGCAACTCAGACTCCAGGAGAGCATAATCTTGCTCCTGGTCCGCCTTTGCTATGAGGAAAAGCGGCGCGAGCTTACGCTCGCCGAAAATGTGGTGATCAGGGTGCGGGAGATTCAGGAGAAATATGCCGCCCTTCAAATACGGGACAAACCCATAGATAAGAAAGGGCTCCGGGATGCGATCTCACTTATGAAGAGGTTCAACCTGGTGGAGGTTCTCGATCGAAATTCTGTTGATCCTGACTGCCGGCTGGTCCTTTTGCCCTCGATCTTGCTTGCCGTGCGGGTGGACGACATACGCCAGGTCTATGAGAAGCTGGCTTCTTATCGCCAGGCCGGGAGCGAGGCTGGCGAGGGTGACGCCGACGAGATCAATACTGCCGGGAGCGAGGCCGCTGAGGGCGAGGCTGCCGAGAGTGACGCCAGCGATGGCGGAGCTGCTGAGGGCGACGCTATGGAGGCTATTCAAGTTGAAGCCGATGCCGAAGTCGCAGCGACAAGGGGGGCGTGA
- a CDS encoding AbrB/MazE/SpoVT family DNA-binding domain-containing protein, with protein MNHNPDVRRVSEKGWVVIPQELRKKYGLRRGIPVCFVDYGGVLSIIQVPEDPVKQGFGMFKGHRFTERLLEERKRDRDKENRV; from the coding sequence ATGAATCATAATCCAGATGTTCGAAGGGTGTCAGAGAAGGGATGGGTCGTCATCCCTCAGGAATTGCGGAAAAAGTATGGCCTGAGAAGAGGCATTCCAGTATGTTTTGTGGATTATGGCGGCGTATTGAGTATTATTCAGGTCCCAGAAGATCCTGTCAAGCAAGGATTCGGGATGTTCAAGGGACATCGCTTCACTGAACGGCTCCTGGAGGAGAGGAAAAGGGATAGAGATAAGGAGAACAGGGTATGA